Proteins from a genomic interval of Pseudomonas sp. RC10:
- a CDS encoding efflux RND transporter periplasmic adaptor subunit, with the protein MFRDALFLAVPISLVSLLAGCGQEVSVPATVRPAMVVQPQPSSQSMDSYPGEVRARFEPDLAFRIPGKVSKRLVEEGERVKANQPLAELDAQDVRLQLDATRAQVAAAEANLQMVRSERDRYKTLMDRQMVSKSQFDNAENLYRAGDARLRQLKAEFTVADNQTSYAVLRASQDGVVAKRRVEVGQVVAAGQTVFTLAADGEREVSISLPEQNYGRFKIGDPVSVELWTQREQRFPGRIRELSPAADPKSRTFAARIAFAGGKVPAELGQSARVFIASEHNVPLSVPLSALTAEQGQTYVWRLQSDNTLKRTPVQVGAYGQESVPVLGGLEASDWVVAAGVHVLHDGEQVRPVDRSNRAVKLAAKE; encoded by the coding sequence ATGTTTCGCGATGCCTTGTTCCTTGCTGTGCCCATCAGTCTGGTGTCGCTCCTCGCGGGCTGCGGTCAGGAAGTCTCAGTTCCCGCCACCGTGCGTCCGGCCATGGTAGTGCAACCGCAGCCGTCGTCCCAATCCATGGACAGCTATCCCGGTGAAGTCCGCGCCCGTTTCGAACCCGATCTGGCGTTTCGTATCCCCGGCAAAGTCAGCAAGCGCCTCGTGGAAGAGGGGGAGCGGGTCAAGGCCAACCAGCCCCTGGCCGAACTCGATGCCCAGGACGTGCGCCTGCAACTGGATGCCACGCGGGCACAGGTCGCTGCCGCCGAGGCGAATTTGCAGATGGTCCGCTCGGAACGTGACCGTTACAAGACATTGATGGACCGGCAGATGGTCAGCAAGTCGCAATTCGACAACGCCGAAAACCTGTACCGCGCCGGTGATGCTCGGCTCCGACAGCTCAAGGCCGAATTTACGGTTGCCGACAATCAGACCAGCTATGCCGTGCTTCGTGCGTCTCAGGACGGCGTCGTCGCCAAACGACGGGTGGAAGTCGGTCAGGTGGTGGCCGCCGGGCAAACCGTGTTCACCCTCGCCGCCGATGGCGAGCGGGAAGTCTCGATCAGCCTGCCGGAACAGAACTATGGCCGGTTCAAGATTGGCGACCCGGTATCGGTCGAGCTGTGGACCCAACGGGAACAGCGTTTCCCCGGTCGTATTCGCGAGCTGTCGCCGGCGGCTGATCCGAAATCCCGTACCTTCGCGGCGCGCATCGCCTTCGCCGGTGGCAAGGTCCCGGCTGAACTGGGGCAAAGCGCCCGCGTGTTCATTGCGTCCGAACACAACGTGCCGCTGTCCGTGCCGTTGTCAGCGCTGACTGCCGAGCAGGGGCAAACCTACGTCTGGCGTCTGCAAAGCGACAACACCCTCAAGCGAACCCCGGTGCAAGTCGGCGCCTACGGTCAGGAGTCGGTCCCGGTACTCGGCGGCCTCGAAGCCAGCGACTGGGTGGTGGCGGCGGGCGTTCATGTGCTGCACGACGGCGAACAGGTTCGCCCGGTCGATCGCAGCAACCGTGCGGTGAAACTGGCGGCGAAGGAGTAA
- a CDS encoding TetR/AcrR family transcriptional regulator: MPENYLIDAPSTAGPGRPKDLAKRKAILDAAKDLFVRNGYASTSMDAVAAEAGVSKLTVYSHFTDKETLFSAAVVARCEEQLPELFVVVAQNAPVEKVLLGIARGFHTLINSPESIELHRLMIALGTQDTTLSAVFFEAGPQRILQEMERFLTRVNDTDGLHFDSPASAAGHFLSLIKGVCNFRLLIGNGGVPDEETSEQHVQEVVALFLRAYKAG, from the coding sequence ATGCCTGAAAACTATTTAATCGATGCCCCTTCGACCGCTGGCCCGGGTCGTCCAAAAGATCTGGCCAAGCGAAAGGCGATCCTCGACGCGGCCAAGGACCTGTTCGTGCGCAATGGCTATGCAAGCACCAGCATGGATGCGGTGGCGGCAGAGGCCGGGGTTTCCAAGCTCACGGTCTACAGCCATTTCACCGACAAGGAGACGCTGTTTTCAGCGGCCGTGGTCGCCCGGTGCGAGGAGCAGTTGCCTGAACTGTTCGTGGTCGTGGCGCAAAATGCGCCGGTGGAGAAAGTGTTGCTGGGTATTGCGAGAGGCTTTCACACCCTCATCAACAGCCCGGAATCCATCGAACTGCACCGTTTGATGATCGCCCTCGGCACGCAGGATACGACGCTATCGGCGGTGTTTTTTGAAGCCGGACCGCAACGCATCCTGCAGGAAATGGAGCGATTTCTGACGCGGGTGAATGACACCGACGGCTTGCATTTCGATTCACCTGCGAGCGCGGCGGGGCACTTTTTGAGTTTGATCAAGGGCGTGTGCAATTTCCGGTTGCTGATCGGCAACGGCGGCGTGCCAGATGAGGAAACGAGCGAGCAGCATGTGCAGGAAGTGGTGGCGTTGTTTTTGAGGGCTTATAAGGCGGGCTGA
- a CDS encoding class I SAM-dependent methyltransferase — MTEQQAGSRIRVEALTAEAREKAEQWAMRLGLPLEDTEADFALQLNDDGLQLQQLGDDAPGPVRVDFVEGKAAHRRLFGGGSGQMIAKAVGVQPGVRPRVLDATAGLGKDAFVLASLGCEMSLIERQPIIAALLEDGLARGAQDLDVGAIIGQMRLLTGNSIELMRHWEGEPPQVIYLDPMFPHREKTALVKKEMRLFRPLVGDDMDAPALLEAALALATHRVVVKRPRKAPCIEGAKPGYALDGKSSRYDVYPKKALKP, encoded by the coding sequence ATGACAGAGCAGCAAGCGGGCAGCCGCATTCGCGTTGAAGCCCTGACGGCCGAAGCCCGGGAAAAAGCGGAACAATGGGCCATGCGTCTGGGCCTGCCGCTGGAGGACACCGAAGCGGATTTTGCCTTGCAATTGAACGATGACGGCCTGCAATTGCAACAGCTGGGCGACGATGCGCCGGGGCCTGTGCGAGTGGATTTTGTTGAGGGCAAAGCGGCCCACCGGCGCCTGTTCGGTGGCGGCAGCGGGCAGATGATCGCCAAGGCCGTGGGCGTTCAGCCGGGTGTCCGTCCTCGGGTGCTGGACGCCACGGCCGGGTTAGGCAAGGACGCATTCGTGCTGGCCAGCCTGGGCTGTGAAATGAGCCTGATCGAGCGCCAACCGATCATTGCCGCGCTGCTGGAAGACGGTTTGGCGCGGGGCGCTCAGGACCTCGACGTGGGCGCGATCATTGGCCAGATGCGTTTGCTGACGGGCAATTCGATCGAGCTGATGCGCCATTGGGAAGGCGAACCGCCGCAGGTGATCTACCTCGACCCGATGTTTCCCCATCGCGAAAAAACGGCATTGGTGAAGAAAGAAATGCGCCTGTTCCGCCCGTTGGTGGGCGACGACATGGACGCCCCGGCGTTGCTGGAAGCGGCGTTGGCATTGGCGACCCACCGTGTGGTGGTCAAACGCCCGCGTAAAGCCCCGTGCATCGAAGGCGCCAAGCCGGGGTATGCGCTGGATGGCAAATCCAGCCGGTATGACGTGTATCCGAAGAAGGCGTTGAAGCCCTAG
- a CDS encoding energy transducer TonB — protein MSDIQQTSSIGYLTYAGDYSVRNTETLSGVTQLWQDAFARAMAQQVDDNAAAPSEYPAVAAATDNMTGEPVAGARTLGKIVEQRECPVVDTEIAPPEPLFLPIAEFEWDLAKRPVPFSASEMIEQQRNLEIDSSWVRPTVLNPYDDSVEPGPGPQPRPLFLPIAEFEWDLADKPATPYSAEEMSEQQRNLEFDNGWARPIVLQNLRIAA, from the coding sequence ATGTCAGACATTCAGCAAACATCCTCGATAGGTTATTTGACGTACGCAGGCGACTACAGCGTACGCAATACCGAAACCCTGAGCGGCGTCACGCAGCTTTGGCAGGATGCGTTTGCCCGTGCGATGGCGCAGCAGGTCGATGACAACGCCGCCGCGCCTTCCGAGTACCCCGCCGTTGCAGCCGCGACGGACAACATGACCGGCGAACCCGTTGCGGGCGCCAGAACGTTGGGCAAAATCGTCGAGCAGCGCGAATGCCCGGTCGTGGACACAGAAATTGCCCCGCCTGAGCCGCTGTTTCTGCCCATCGCCGAATTCGAATGGGACCTGGCCAAACGGCCCGTGCCGTTCAGCGCCAGCGAAATGATTGAACAGCAACGCAATCTGGAAATCGACAGCAGTTGGGTCCGCCCGACCGTGCTGAACCCTTACGACGACAGCGTCGAGCCGGGCCCCGGTCCTCAGCCTCGCCCTCTGTTCCTGCCGATCGCCGAGTTCGAATGGGATTTGGCCGACAAGCCTGCCACGCCGTACAGCGCTGAAGAAATGAGCGAACAGCAGCGTAACCTGGAGTTCGATAACGGCTGGGCCCGTCCGATCGTGCTGCAGAATCTGCGGATTGCGGCCTGA
- a CDS encoding extensin family protein, which yields MRGSTLFLLFLLVCLGIGLSVWRGGLPVPGRWNPWAPLDVREQPNLLTPFKLWRLQDDPALCDQALQTSTLRYAHQADSAADAKCPLSNTLRIQGGDVALSSSFLSSCPLAVAYALFDIHGLQPAAQEVFGEKVTQIDHLGSFACRNVYNRSEGRLSQHASANALDIAGFRLADGRRISVLKDWKDEGDNGRFLRLVRDNACQHFNTVLGPDYNAAHQNHFHVDMGRWRVCR from the coding sequence ATGCGCGGCTCGACCCTTTTCCTGTTATTCCTTCTGGTGTGCCTCGGCATCGGGCTCTCGGTGTGGCGCGGTGGGTTGCCTGTCCCTGGGCGCTGGAACCCGTGGGCGCCGCTGGACGTGCGCGAACAACCGAACCTGCTCACCCCCTTCAAACTCTGGCGTTTGCAGGATGATCCGGCCCTGTGCGATCAGGCTTTGCAAACCTCAACCCTGCGCTATGCCCATCAGGCAGACAGCGCCGCCGACGCCAAATGCCCGCTGAGCAATACCTTGCGCATTCAAGGCGGAGACGTGGCGTTGAGCAGCAGCTTCCTTTCAAGTTGCCCTTTGGCGGTGGCCTACGCGCTGTTTGACATTCATGGCCTGCAACCGGCGGCTCAAGAGGTGTTTGGGGAGAAGGTCACGCAGATCGATCACCTCGGCAGCTTCGCCTGCCGCAATGTCTACAACCGCAGCGAGGGCCGCCTGAGTCAGCACGCGTCGGCCAATGCGCTGGACATCGCAGGGTTTCGTCTGGCAGACGGCAGGCGGATTTCCGTGCTCAAGGACTGGAAAGACGAGGGCGATAACGGGAGGTTTCTGAGGCTGGTCAGGGACAATGCCTGTCAGCACTTCAACACCGTGCTGGGGCCGGACTACAACGCGGCGCACCAGAATCATTTTCATGTGGACATGGGACGGTGGCGGGTGTGTCGGTAG
- a CDS encoding DUF72 domain-containing protein, producing the protein MNVTNPPYFIGCPSWSESAWRQSLYPPDARTSDLLELYAQVFNAVEGNTTFYARPKDTTVERWGQVLPEHFRFTAKFPGDISHAGDLREHLTAAQDFLKLMAPLGDRVQPLWLQLPATFSPHRLGELATFIDALEGRALAVEVRNMGFFDKGEGERMLNRLLLDRGVERICLDSRPLFSCVSQDPAVLHAQSKKPKVPVRPAALTLFPQVRFIGRPELEANEPFVEQWALKVAAWIEEGRTPYVFLHTPDNIQAPDLARRFHEQLLTLLPGLPELPTLERGPEVEQLGLL; encoded by the coding sequence TTGAACGTCACCAATCCCCCTTATTTCATCGGTTGTCCGTCCTGGAGCGAAAGCGCCTGGCGTCAGTCGTTGTACCCGCCAGATGCCCGCACCTCCGATCTGCTTGAACTTTACGCTCAGGTCTTCAATGCCGTTGAAGGCAACACCACGTTTTACGCCCGTCCCAAAGACACCACTGTCGAACGCTGGGGGCAGGTCTTGCCTGAGCATTTTCGATTCACGGCCAAGTTTCCCGGTGACATCAGTCACGCGGGTGACCTGCGCGAACACCTGACTGCCGCGCAAGACTTCCTGAAGCTGATGGCCCCGTTGGGTGACCGCGTCCAACCCCTGTGGCTGCAGCTCCCCGCGACCTTTTCACCCCATCGCCTCGGCGAGCTGGCGACGTTTATCGACGCCTTGGAAGGCCGTGCCTTGGCAGTGGAAGTGCGCAACATGGGGTTCTTCGACAAGGGTGAAGGCGAGCGCATGCTCAATCGTCTGCTGCTCGACCGGGGCGTCGAGCGCATCTGTCTGGATTCGCGACCGCTGTTCAGTTGCGTGTCCCAAGACCCGGCCGTGCTCCATGCGCAATCGAAGAAACCCAAGGTGCCCGTACGCCCGGCTGCACTCACGTTATTCCCCCAAGTACGTTTCATCGGGCGTCCAGAACTGGAAGCGAACGAGCCTTTTGTCGAGCAGTGGGCGCTGAAAGTCGCGGCCTGGATCGAGGAAGGGCGCACGCCTTACGTCTTTCTGCACACGCCCGACAACATCCAGGCCCCCGACCTTGCCAGACGTTTCCATGAACAACTGCTGACATTGCTGCCAGGCCTGCCTGAATTGCCGACGCTGGAGCGTGGGCCAGAGGTGGAGCAACTCGGCTTGCTGTGA
- the tsaB gene encoding tRNA (adenosine(37)-N6)-threonylcarbamoyltransferase complex dimerization subunit type 1 TsaB, producing the protein MTTLLALDTATEACSVALLHDGKVLTHYEVIPRLHAQKLLPMIKDLLAEAGIGLSALDAIAFGRGPGAFTGVRIAIGVVQGLAFGLERPVLPVSNLATLAQRAFRERGVTQVAAAIDARMDEVYWGCYRETAGEMRLLGEEAVMPPERAALPIDASGEWFGAGTGWGYAERIAVNLSGQDATLLPHAQDLLTLGTFAWHRGEAIVADDAQPVYLRDKVATPKAR; encoded by the coding sequence ATGACGACCTTGCTGGCACTGGACACCGCCACTGAAGCCTGCTCAGTCGCTTTGCTGCACGACGGCAAAGTGCTGACTCACTACGAGGTGATCCCGCGCCTGCATGCGCAGAAACTCCTGCCCATGATCAAGGACCTGCTGGCCGAAGCGGGCATTGGCCTGTCCGCACTGGACGCGATTGCGTTCGGTCGTGGCCCCGGCGCGTTCACTGGCGTGCGCATCGCCATTGGCGTGGTACAAGGATTGGCGTTCGGCCTGGAGCGCCCGGTGTTGCCGGTTTCCAACCTCGCCACCTTGGCGCAACGCGCCTTTCGTGAGCGCGGGGTGACTCAGGTGGCGGCGGCCATCGATGCGCGGATGGATGAAGTGTATTGGGGCTGCTATCGCGAAACGGCCGGGGAAATGCGTCTGCTGGGCGAGGAAGCGGTGATGCCTCCTGAGCGTGCGGCATTGCCCATCGACGCGTCGGGCGAGTGGTTCGGAGCGGGCACCGGTTGGGGCTACGCCGAGCGCATCGCCGTCAACCTTTCCGGTCAGGACGCCACTTTACTGCCCCACGCCCAGGACCTGCTGACCCTTGGCACCTTCGCCTGGCACCGTGGCGAAGCTATTGTCGCGGACGACGCACAGCCCGTTTACCTGCGGGACAAAGTGGCCACCCCCAAGGCGCGTTGA
- the adk gene encoding adenylate kinase codes for MRVILLGAPGAGKGTQATFITKKFGIPQISTGDMLRAAVKAGTELGLKAKSVMDSGGLVSDDLIIGLIKDRLSQPDCANGCLFDGFPRTIPQAEALKNAGLAIDHVVEIKVDDEEIVKRISGRRVHEGSGRVYHTVFNPPKVEGKDNETGEDLVQRKDDVEETVRHRLSVYHAQTEPLVEFYKQLEAKDGTPKFSSIAGVGSVEDITGKVNAALG; via the coding sequence ATGCGCGTGATTCTGCTGGGAGCTCCCGGGGCCGGTAAAGGTACTCAGGCTACGTTCATCACCAAGAAATTCGGCATTCCGCAAATCTCCACTGGCGACATGCTGCGGGCAGCGGTCAAGGCGGGCACCGAGCTGGGCCTGAAAGCCAAAAGCGTCATGGACAGTGGGGGTCTGGTTTCCGATGACCTGATCATTGGCCTGATCAAGGATCGCCTGTCGCAGCCGGACTGCGCCAATGGCTGCCTGTTCGACGGTTTCCCACGCACCATTCCTCAGGCCGAAGCCCTGAAGAATGCGGGCCTGGCGATTGACCATGTGGTAGAGATCAAGGTCGATGACGAAGAGATCGTCAAACGCATTTCCGGCCGCCGTGTACACGAAGGTTCTGGCCGCGTTTACCACACCGTGTTCAACCCGCCAAAAGTTGAAGGCAAGGACAACGAAACCGGCGAAGACCTCGTTCAGCGCAAAGACGACGTCGAAGAGACCGTTCGCCATCGCCTGTCGGTCTATCACGCGCAGACCGAGCCTCTGGTCGAGTTCTACAAGCAACTCGAAGCCAAAGACGGCACGCCGAAGTTCAGCAGCATCGCGGGCGTCGGCTCCGTGGAAGACATCACCGGCAAGGTGAACGCAGCGCTGGGCTGA
- the ppc gene encoding phosphoenolpyruvate carboxylase, with translation MADIDARLREDVHLLGELLGNTIRDQHGADFLEKIERIRKSAKAGRRSATQSTEQLSSNLESLGEDELLPVARAFNQFLNLANIAEQYQLIHRRDDSKPQPFESRVLPELLERLKESGQSPEALARQLGKLEIELVLTAHPTEVARRTLIQKYDAIAAQLAALDHRDLNRQERAQITERLQRLIAEAWHTEEIRRVRPTPVDEAKWGFAVIENSLWQAVPNYLRKADQALQAATGLHLPLEAAPIRFASWMGGDRDGNPNVTAAVTREVLLLARWMAADLYLRDVDQLAAELSMQQASPALQAEAGDSVEPYRAVLKKLRERLRATRNWAHASLKVTQPAPEDVLNSNRELLEPLQLCFQSLHECGMGVIADGPLLDCLRRAVTFGLFLVKLDVRQDSTRHSAAMTEITDYLGLGRYNEWSEEARIEFLLEELNSKRPLLPSHFKPAADTAEVLATCREVAAAPAASLGSYVISMAGAASDVLAVQLLLKEAGLQRPMRVVPLFETLADLDNAGPVIEHLLSLPGYRLRLHGPQEVMIGYSDSAKDAGTTAAAWAQYRAQEKLVEICRAQQVELLLFHGRGGTVGRGGGPAHAAILSQPPGSVAGRFRTTEQGEMIRFKFGLPDIAEQNLNLYLAAVLEATLQPPPLPEPAWRQMMDELAADGVKAYRAVVRENPEFVEYFSQATPEQELGRLPLGSRPAKRRAGGVESLRAIPWIFAWTQTRLMLPAWLGWEDALRKALERGQGDLLGQMREQWPFFRTRIDMLEMVLAKADSDIAQLYDERLVEPGLLHLGAHLRDLLSQACDVVLGLTGQSQLLAHSPETLEFISLRNTYLDPLHLLQAELLARSRKQDASLDSPLVQALLVSVAGIAAGLRNTG, from the coding sequence ATGGCTGATATCGATGCACGATTGCGTGAGGACGTTCACCTGCTGGGTGAGCTATTGGGCAATACCATTCGTGATCAGCACGGGGCTGATTTTCTCGAAAAAATCGAGCGTATTCGCAAAAGTGCCAAAGCCGGACGCCGCAGCGCGACCCAGAGCACCGAGCAACTGAGTTCCAATCTGGAAAGCCTGGGCGAGGACGAGTTGCTGCCCGTGGCGCGGGCGTTCAATCAGTTCCTTAACCTGGCCAACATCGCTGAGCAGTACCAACTGATTCATCGACGGGATGACAGCAAGCCGCAGCCATTCGAGTCCCGCGTGCTTCCCGAGTTGCTGGAGCGTTTGAAGGAATCCGGGCAGTCACCTGAAGCCTTGGCGCGCCAACTCGGCAAGCTGGAGATTGAATTGGTGCTGACTGCGCACCCCACTGAAGTGGCGCGCCGTACCCTGATCCAGAAGTACGACGCCATCGCCGCACAACTGGCTGCCCTTGACCATCGCGACCTGAACCGTCAGGAGCGTGCGCAGATCACCGAGCGTCTGCAACGCCTGATCGCAGAAGCGTGGCACACCGAAGAAATCCGCCGCGTACGTCCTACCCCGGTGGATGAAGCGAAATGGGGCTTTGCCGTCATCGAAAACTCGCTGTGGCAGGCCGTTCCCAATTACCTGCGCAAAGCCGATCAGGCGCTGCAAGCTGCCACCGGTCTGCATTTGCCACTGGAAGCCGCACCGATTCGCTTCGCTTCATGGATGGGTGGGGATCGCGACGGCAACCCGAACGTCACCGCCGCCGTGACCCGTGAAGTGCTGCTGCTGGCGCGCTGGATGGCGGCGGACCTGTACCTGCGTGACGTTGATCAACTGGCCGCCGAGCTGTCGATGCAACAGGCCAGCCCTGCTTTGCAGGCCGAAGCGGGTGACAGCGTCGAACCCTATCGTGCCGTGCTGAAAAAGTTGCGTGAGCGTCTTCGTGCTACCCGTAACTGGGCCCATGCTTCACTGAAAGTCACTCAGCCTGCGCCGGAAGACGTGCTGAACAGTAACCGGGAATTGCTGGAACCCCTGCAGTTGTGTTTCCAGTCGTTGCACGAATGCGGCATGGGCGTCATCGCCGACGGTCCGCTGCTGGACTGCCTGCGTCGGGCCGTCACCTTCGGATTGTTCCTGGTCAAACTCGACGTCCGACAGGACTCCACGCGCCACAGCGCGGCCATGACCGAGATCACCGATTACCTCGGACTGGGGCGCTACAACGAGTGGAGCGAAGAGGCGCGCATCGAGTTCTTACTGGAAGAACTGAACAGCAAGCGGCCGCTGCTGCCATCGCATTTCAAACCGGCTGCTGACACCGCCGAAGTGCTGGCGACCTGTCGCGAAGTGGCTGCTGCCCCTGCGGCGTCTTTGGGCTCTTACGTGATCTCCATGGCCGGTGCTGCTTCCGATGTGCTCGCCGTGCAGTTGCTGCTCAAAGAGGCCGGATTACAACGACCGATGCGTGTCGTGCCGCTGTTCGAGACCCTTGCGGACCTCGATAACGCCGGGCCGGTGATCGAGCATCTGCTCAGCCTGCCGGGCTATCGCCTGCGTCTGCACGGTCCGCAGGAAGTCATGATTGGCTATTCCGACTCGGCCAAGGACGCGGGCACCACGGCGGCGGCCTGGGCGCAGTATCGTGCGCAGGAAAAGCTGGTGGAGATCTGCCGCGCCCAGCAAGTCGAACTGCTGCTGTTCCATGGCCGCGGCGGCACGGTGGGGCGTGGCGGCGGTCCTGCCCACGCGGCGATTCTCTCGCAGCCTCCGGGGTCGGTGGCCGGGCGTTTCCGCACCACCGAACAGGGCGAGATGATCCGCTTCAAGTTCGGGTTGCCTGATATCGCCGAACAGAATCTCAACCTGTACCTGGCCGCTGTGCTCGAAGCGACGCTCCAGCCACCGCCGTTGCCGGAGCCTGCGTGGCGGCAAATGATGGACGAGCTGGCGGCAGATGGCGTGAAGGCCTACCGCGCCGTTGTGCGCGAGAACCCCGAGTTCGTCGAATACTTCAGCCAGGCCACGCCCGAGCAGGAACTGGGCCGTCTGCCGCTGGGCAGCCGTCCGGCCAAGCGCCGCGCAGGAGGCGTCGAAAGCCTGCGCGCGATCCCCTGGATTTTCGCCTGGACCCAGACGCGCCTGATGCTGCCTGCATGGCTCGGCTGGGAAGACGCGCTGCGCAAGGCGCTGGAGCGAGGGCAGGGCGACCTGCTAGGGCAGATGCGCGAACAGTGGCCATTCTTCCGCACGCGCATCGACATGCTGGAAATGGTGCTGGCCAAGGCAGACAGCGACATCGCGCAGCTCTACGACGAACGTCTGGTGGAGCCGGGGCTGCTGCATTTGGGTGCACATTTGCGCGACCTATTGTCGCAGGCGTGTGACGTGGTGCTGGGGCTGACCGGCCAATCGCAGCTGTTGGCCCACAGCCCCGAGACGCTGGAGTTCATCAGCCTGCGCAACACCTATCTGGACCCCCTTCATCTATTGCAGGCCGAATTGCTGGCGCGCTCGCGCAAACAGGACGCGAGTCTGGACAGTCCTTTGGTACAGGCGCTATTGGTGTCTGTCGCAGGCATTGCCGCCGGTTTGCGTAACACCGGCTGA
- a CDS encoding pilin assembly protein, translating into MKIRELAKHWEDSAKGRLTKTGYAVHLDVEAAARLAAIAEMYPKRSAEELLGELIGAALEDLEASFPYIKGQHVVATDEEGDPLYEDVGPTPRFLALSRRYLQDLSEQQDNAQH; encoded by the coding sequence ATGAAAATCCGTGAGCTCGCAAAACACTGGGAAGATTCCGCGAAAGGTCGCCTGACCAAAACCGGCTACGCGGTTCACCTGGATGTAGAAGCCGCGGCCCGCCTGGCCGCCATCGCCGAGATGTACCCCAAGCGTTCTGCCGAAGAACTGCTGGGCGAGCTGATCGGCGCTGCGCTGGAAGATTTGGAAGCCAGCTTTCCCTACATCAAAGGCCAGCATGTGGTCGCCACCGACGAGGAAGGCGATCCATTGTATGAGGACGTCGGCCCTACGCCGCGATTCCTCGCACTGTCTCGTCGTTATCTGCAGGATTTGTCCGAGCAGCAGGACAACGCTCAACACTGA
- a CDS encoding DUF4398 domain-containing protein: MELTTMNTRTATQTFKSPRGLKLAALVVGTSLLLAGCAGKPPSEQYAVTQSAVNAAVSAGGTEYAAVEMKSAQDKFKQAELAMQEKKYDEARKYAEQAEWDARVAERKAQAAKAQKAVQDARQGVNELREEGLRQAQPTAQ, translated from the coding sequence ATGGAGTTGACCACCATGAATACCCGCACCGCCACTCAAACCTTCAAGAGCCCGCGCGGGCTGAAACTGGCCGCGTTGGTCGTGGGCACCAGCCTCCTCCTTGCCGGTTGCGCGGGCAAACCTCCAAGCGAGCAATACGCGGTGACGCAATCTGCCGTGAACGCTGCAGTCAGCGCGGGCGGCACCGAGTACGCCGCCGTCGAGATGAAGTCGGCGCAGGACAAGTTCAAGCAAGCTGAACTGGCCATGCAGGAAAAGAAATACGACGAAGCTCGCAAGTACGCCGAACAAGCTGAATGGGACGCTCGTGTAGCCGAACGCAAGGCACAAGCGGCGAAAGCACAGAAAGCGGTGCAGGACGCGCGTCAGGGCGTCAACGAACTGCGTGAAGAAGGTCTGCGTCAGGCTCAGCCGACCGCTCAATAA
- a CDS encoding OmpA family protein — protein MRKQVLIPALLALSVGLAACSSQPNVNLEQARTNYSALQSNPKSTELAALETKDASDWLNKADAAYRNNEDQKKVDQLAYLTNQRVELAKQTINLKTAENDLKNAAAQRAQARLDARDAQIKALQNSLNAKQTERGTLVTFGDVLFDLNKSDLKSAGLVNVNKLAQFLQENPDRKVIVEGYTDSTGSDSYNQSLSDRRANSVRMALVKMGVSMDRVVSQGYGKEYPVADNASASGRAMNRRVEVTISNDNQPVAPRSSMQ, from the coding sequence ATGCGCAAACAAGTACTGATCCCTGCCCTGCTGGCCCTGAGCGTTGGTCTGGCTGCCTGCTCCTCTCAACCGAACGTGAACCTGGAACAGGCTCGCACTAACTACTCGGCGCTGCAAAGCAACCCGAAATCCACCGAACTCGCGGCCCTGGAAACCAAGGACGCCAGCGATTGGCTGAACAAGGCCGACGCCGCCTACCGCAACAATGAAGATCAAAAGAAGGTCGACCAACTGGCCTATCTGACCAATCAGCGCGTTGAGCTGGCGAAGCAAACCATTAACCTGAAGACCGCTGAAAACGATTTGAAGAACGCTGCGGCCCAACGTGCCCAGGCGCGTCTGGATGCTCGCGATGCGCAGATCAAAGCGCTGCAGAACAGCCTGAACGCCAAGCAGACTGAGCGCGGTACGCTGGTGACCTTCGGCGACGTGCTGTTCGACCTGAACAAGTCTGATCTGAAATCCGCAGGTCTGGTCAACGTCAACAAGCTGGCCCAGTTCCTTCAGGAAAACCCGGATCGCAAAGTGATCGTTGAGGGTTACACCGACAGCACCGGCTCCGACAGCTACAACCAGTCGCTCTCTGACCGTCGCGCCAACTCCGTGCGCATGGCGCTGGTGAAGATGGGCGTGAGCATGGACCGCGTCGTATCCCAAGGTTACGGCAAGGAATACCCGGTCGCTGACAACGCCAGCGCTTCGGGCCGCGCCATGAACCGTCGCGTGGAAGTCACCATTTCCAACGATAACCAGCCGGTCGCACCGCGTTCGTCGATGCAATAA